One Edaphobacter flagellatus genomic region harbors:
- a CDS encoding DUF6249 domain-containing protein: MHNLYSPFVVPLGAFAVAIVAIISGMWKEAHDKRINADQRMAMLARGVPVDDIEKVLTKAREIDRAPKDPLRSLGIARRTGIVLVSSGIGIVLFFVTLELILGVREVLSGAAVGLIPLAIGIGFFIDYSLQKRELSRFGMEIDQPR, from the coding sequence ATGCACAATCTTTATTCACCATTCGTTGTTCCTCTGGGAGCTTTTGCTGTCGCCATCGTCGCGATCATCTCTGGTATGTGGAAAGAAGCCCACGATAAGCGAATCAATGCCGATCAACGTATGGCGATGCTCGCTCGCGGGGTACCGGTGGACGATATCGAAAAAGTTCTAACTAAGGCCAGAGAGATCGACCGCGCTCCCAAAGACCCGTTGCGCAGCCTCGGCATCGCCCGCCGCACAGGCATCGTGCTCGTCTCCTCCGGTATCGGCATCGTCTTGTTCTTTGTTACGCTCGAACTGATCCTCGGAGTCCGCGAGGTTTTATCTGGCGCTGCTGTCGGATTGATTCCGCTGGCCATCGGTATCGGCTTCTTCATCGACTATTCCCTGCAGAAGCGCGAGCTATCGCGCTTCGGCATGGAAATCGATCAGCCGCGCTAG
- a CDS encoding TonB-dependent receptor yields the protein MPSWFGRASASFVFCALVAAVSLPLSAYAVVVRGTVTDPLGAAVPGASVKLMQGKTVAGFATAGPDGSYEIRSTAMGRFLLLTSAPTFTPGIGQDFYGGRTDVLTKNVTLEVGSVKAEVTVTATGLSTPVQQVSSAINLVPFSALQERVGVVDDLRQSPGTAAVQTGQYGGAVSLFVRGGNSDANKVLIDGVTSENVGGVFDYGIVSSTALDGFEMYRGPNSVLYGSDAGAGVMSFTTPRGGIPRPVLNYSGDAGNFHTYRNEVTVGGTRNRLDYYGAFSRFDSSNALPLDRFHAATSAANVGYNLTANTLLRFTIRNGVSATGVPGAHDFYGVSANAKQGDQNLYSGATVENRHNRWHNLMRYGIARKREQYAIFTAPGTLLMVPSFYGPYPDYYGNTVTIRGANGYSATGRASFLAGTTFPTGFDQSSLRDELYYQSDYTFTPHLIGLFGFRYENERGSFNNPANFQFEKIKRTNYQYTLQFQGDFKSRLFYSFGGAIVRNNLYGTAGTPRFGLAWVPVRPGNGFLRGTKLRANAATGVQEPSLSSEFSSLYRQLSDVGDTASIKAYHVRPMQALRSRTYDLGIDQNIVGQKLILKAGYFHNQFNRQIDYVDAGTLKNVFGITTNVAYFYGAVLNTLAFRAQGFEGELQYAPTNHILLRGGYTYLASVVEQSFSTDAINNGQAAQNPNLPGVPIGSTSPLVGQRPFRRPPQTGFFSALYEQKKFSTALKGAFASRSDDSTFLSYADTNGDNTLLLPNRNLDFGYAKLDAYGTYTATRHVTAFVELNNLLSQQHIGPIGFPALPFTFRTGLKIRVGGDQ from the coding sequence ATGCCTTCATGGTTTGGCCGTGCCTCGGCCTCGTTTGTCTTTTGTGCTCTCGTTGCTGCTGTATCTCTTCCGTTGTCCGCGTATGCCGTTGTTGTGCGCGGTACAGTGACCGATCCGCTTGGCGCTGCCGTTCCCGGCGCGAGTGTAAAGCTGATGCAGGGGAAGACGGTCGCTGGTTTCGCGACCGCTGGGCCGGATGGCTCGTATGAGATTCGCAGCACGGCTATGGGACGGTTTCTTCTGCTGACCTCTGCCCCTACATTTACGCCAGGTATCGGACAGGACTTCTACGGTGGTCGAACGGATGTGCTGACGAAGAACGTAACGCTCGAAGTGGGGTCGGTAAAGGCTGAGGTGACGGTGACCGCAACCGGACTTTCGACGCCGGTGCAGCAGGTGAGTTCTGCGATCAACCTAGTGCCGTTCAGCGCGCTGCAGGAGCGAGTCGGTGTGGTGGATGATCTGCGACAGTCTCCGGGAACTGCGGCGGTTCAGACGGGGCAGTATGGCGGTGCGGTTTCACTGTTCGTGCGTGGGGGAAACTCGGATGCGAACAAGGTCCTGATCGATGGAGTGACATCGGAAAACGTAGGCGGCGTTTTTGATTACGGTATTGTGTCGTCGACAGCGCTCGATGGATTTGAGATGTATCGCGGGCCAAACAGTGTGCTGTATGGGTCAGACGCAGGCGCGGGTGTGATGAGCTTTACGACGCCACGCGGAGGAATACCCCGACCTGTTTTGAACTACTCGGGCGATGCGGGCAACTTTCATACGTATCGCAACGAGGTGACTGTGGGGGGAACGCGCAACCGGCTGGATTATTATGGTGCGTTCTCGCGGTTCGATTCATCCAATGCGCTGCCGCTGGATCGCTTTCACGCGGCGACAAGTGCGGCAAATGTGGGTTATAACCTGACGGCGAATACATTGCTGCGCTTCACGATTCGCAATGGTGTCTCGGCAACGGGCGTGCCGGGTGCTCATGACTTTTATGGTGTGTCGGCCAATGCGAAACAAGGCGATCAAAATCTGTACTCAGGTGCTACGGTCGAGAATCGCCACAATCGCTGGCATAACCTGATGCGTTACGGTATTGCGCGCAAGCGGGAACAGTACGCGATATTTACAGCTCCAGGCACATTGCTGATGGTGCCTTCGTTCTACGGCCCTTATCCGGATTACTACGGCAATACGGTGACGATTCGTGGTGCGAATGGATACTCCGCGACAGGCCGCGCTTCGTTTCTTGCCGGCACAACGTTTCCTACAGGCTTCGATCAGTCTTCGTTACGTGATGAGCTCTATTATCAGAGCGACTATACGTTCACGCCGCATCTGATCGGGCTTTTTGGTTTTCGCTACGAAAATGAGCGTGGTTCATTCAACAATCCAGCGAACTTCCAGTTCGAGAAAATCAAGCGCACGAACTATCAATACACGCTTCAGTTCCAGGGCGATTTTAAGAGCCGCCTCTTCTACTCGTTTGGCGGGGCGATCGTGCGCAATAACCTATATGGCACGGCGGGTACGCCACGTTTTGGATTAGCGTGGGTGCCTGTGCGTCCGGGCAACGGATTTCTGCGTGGAACGAAGCTGCGCGCCAATGCGGCAACGGGTGTGCAGGAGCCTTCACTGTCATCCGAATTCAGCTCACTGTACAGGCAATTGTCAGATGTCGGCGACACGGCTTCGATAAAGGCTTACCATGTTCGTCCGATGCAGGCTTTGCGTTCGCGTACGTATGATCTGGGGATTGACCAGAACATCGTCGGCCAAAAACTGATTCTTAAGGCGGGCTACTTCCACAACCAGTTCAATCGTCAGATTGATTATGTCGATGCAGGCACATTGAAGAACGTTTTTGGGATTACGACGAACGTCGCGTACTTCTACGGTGCTGTATTGAATACGCTTGCCTTCCGTGCTCAAGGGTTTGAAGGCGAGCTACAGTATGCGCCAACCAATCACATCCTGCTGCGTGGTGGTTATACGTATCTTGCGTCGGTTGTGGAGCAGTCGTTCTCGACGGATGCAATCAACAATGGGCAAGCAGCGCAGAACCCGAATCTGCCCGGTGTTCCGATCGGATCGACGTCGCCGCTGGTCGGACAGCGTCCATTCCGTCGTCCTCCGCAAACAGGCTTTTTCTCCGCGTTGTATGAGCAGAAGAAGTTTTCCACTGCTTTGAAAGGCGCGTTCGCGAGCCGCTCGGACGACTCAACGTTCCTCTCCTATGCAGACACGAATGGCGACAATACGTTGCTGTTGCCGAACAGGAATCTTGATTTCGGTTATGCAAAGCTCGATGCCTATGGCACCTATACAGCAACACGGCATGTGACAGCGTTTGTTGAGCTGAATAATCTGCTTAGTCAGCAGCATATCGGGCCGATCGGCTTTCCGGCGCTGCCGTTTACGTTCAGGACTGGATTGAAGATTCGTGTGGGTGGCGATCAGTAA
- a CDS encoding YegP family protein — MAAHYELKDAANGQFMFNLKAANGEVILTSETYKSKESALNGIESVKKNSPEDAQYERKTAKSDAPYFVLKAKNHEVIGKSEMYSSASAMEKGIESVKKNGPTATTHDITK, encoded by the coding sequence ATGGCAGCTCATTACGAATTGAAAGATGCGGCAAACGGTCAGTTCATGTTCAACCTGAAGGCCGCGAATGGCGAGGTGATTCTGACGAGCGAGACGTATAAGTCGAAGGAGTCGGCGCTGAACGGGATCGAGTCGGTGAAGAAGAACTCGCCGGAGGATGCGCAGTATGAGAGAAAGACTGCGAAGTCAGACGCACCGTACTTCGTGCTGAAAGCGAAGAACCATGAGGTGATCGGAAAGAGCGAGATGTATTCGTCGGCGTCGGCGATGGAGAAGGGAATCGAGTCGGTAAAGAAGAATGGACCGACTGCGACGACGCACGATATCACGAAGTGA
- a CDS encoding Ig-like domain-containing protein: MMLFRRNFLLRLVVVLVPALFASSALLAQDSPVKRGRKYKPPPETSKITVQVTKKFNGKPIMNAAVIFYPYDKNDREYGNMEVKTDPEGKATVDVIPTGSKVRVQVIANGFATFAQDYQVEEPTREIAIAMIRPQEQVSSYSDNEGKASSRKAGIQEPIRPKAADMKAPATTTTTPSNTPPARPQQ; encoded by the coding sequence ATGATGCTGTTTCGCCGTAATTTTCTACTTCGTCTCGTCGTAGTTCTGGTCCCGGCTTTATTTGCCTCGTCGGCCCTGCTTGCTCAGGATTCGCCTGTAAAGCGTGGCCGCAAGTACAAGCCGCCACCGGAGACCTCGAAGATCACGGTGCAGGTGACGAAAAAGTTCAACGGCAAGCCGATTATGAACGCTGCGGTCATTTTCTATCCGTATGACAAAAATGACCGCGAGTACGGCAACATGGAGGTCAAGACCGACCCCGAAGGTAAGGCGACGGTGGATGTCATCCCGACAGGATCGAAGGTGCGGGTGCAGGTGATTGCGAACGGCTTTGCCACCTTTGCTCAGGACTATCAGGTGGAAGAGCCGACACGCGAGATTGCGATTGCGATGATTCGCCCGCAGGAACAGGTTTCGTCCTACTCCGATAATGAAGGGAAGGCTTCTTCCCGCAAAGCCGGGATACAGGAGCCCATTCGTCCAAAGGCTGCCGATATGAAGGCTCCGGCCACAACAACGACGACACCATCGAACACGCCACCGGCCCGGCCGCAGCAGTAA
- the groL gene encoding chaperonin GroEL (60 kDa chaperone family; promotes refolding of misfolded polypeptides especially under stressful conditions; forms two stacked rings of heptamers to form a barrel-shaped 14mer; ends can be capped by GroES; misfolded proteins enter the barrel where they are refolded when GroES binds), producing MAKQILHGEDSRQAILRGVNTLADAVKVTLGPKGRNVVIEKKFGSPTITKDGVTVAKEIELADPIANVGAQLVKEVASKTSDIAGDGTTTATVLAQAIFREGVKTVAAGANPTALKRGIDKAVDAIIGKRDEHGAIQGGALSKFSKPVSGDMIAQVGTISANSDAQIGTIIAAAMNKVGKDGVITVEESRTMETQLDVVEGMQFDRGYLSPYFVTDAERMEAALENPYILIYEKKISSMKDLLPLLEQIARTAKPLVIIAEDVDGEALATLVVNKLRGTLNVAAVKAPGFGDRRKAMLQDIAILTGGKAITEDLGIKLESVKIEDLGTAKRVTIDKDNTTIVDGGGKSAEIEGRVKEIRAQIEKTTSDYDREKLQERLAKLVGGVAVIKVGAATETEMKEKKARVEDAMHATRAAVEEGIVPGGGVALVRTVPAVEELIKTLEGDEKIGASIIRRAIEEPLRTIVSNSGEEGAVVIGKILDSKDANFGYNAGTGTYEDLVKAGVIDPTKVTRTALQNAASISGLLLTTEAIIAEIPEKKEAPAGGHNHGGGMDGMY from the coding sequence ATGGCAAAGCAGATTCTGCATGGAGAAGATTCCCGTCAGGCGATCCTGCGTGGCGTCAACACGCTGGCCGACGCCGTCAAGGTGACGCTCGGTCCCAAGGGCCGCAACGTCGTTATCGAGAAGAAGTTCGGTTCGCCCACGATCACCAAGGACGGCGTGACCGTTGCCAAGGAGATCGAGCTCGCTGACCCGATCGCCAACGTGGGCGCACAGCTGGTGAAGGAAGTTGCTTCCAAGACCAGCGACATCGCCGGCGACGGCACAACGACCGCAACGGTTCTGGCTCAGGCCATCTTCCGCGAGGGTGTGAAGACGGTTGCCGCCGGTGCAAATCCCACCGCTCTGAAGCGTGGTATCGACAAGGCTGTGGACGCCATCATCGGCAAGCGTGACGAGCACGGCGCAATCCAGGGCGGCGCTCTGAGCAAGTTCTCGAAGCCTGTCTCCGGCGACATGATCGCTCAGGTCGGCACTATCTCGGCCAATAGCGACGCACAGATCGGCACGATCATTGCTGCGGCGATGAATAAGGTCGGCAAAGACGGTGTCATCACCGTTGAAGAGTCACGCACGATGGAAACGCAGCTCGACGTCGTCGAGGGCATGCAGTTCGACCGTGGCTACCTGTCTCCCTACTTCGTCACCGACGCAGAGCGCATGGAAGCTGCTCTCGAGAATCCCTACATCCTGATCTACGAGAAGAAGATCTCGTCGATGAAGGACCTGCTCCCGCTGCTCGAGCAGATTGCCCGCACCGCCAAGCCGCTCGTCATCATTGCTGAGGATGTGGACGGCGAAGCTCTGGCGACCCTGGTCGTCAACAAGCTGCGTGGCACGCTGAACGTCGCTGCCGTCAAGGCTCCTGGCTTTGGCGATCGTCGCAAGGCGATGCTGCAGGATATCGCGATCCTGACCGGCGGCAAGGCCATCACCGAAGACCTCGGTATCAAGCTCGAGTCCGTCAAGATCGAGGACCTCGGCACCGCGAAGCGCGTCACCATCGACAAGGACAACACCACCATCGTCGACGGTGGCGGCAAGAGCGCTGAGATCGAAGGCCGCGTGAAGGAGATTCGCGCTCAGATCGAGAAGACCACCTCGGACTACGACCGCGAGAAGCTGCAGGAGCGCCTTGCCAAGCTGGTTGGCGGCGTTGCCGTCATCAAGGTCGGTGCTGCTACCGAAACCGAGATGAAGGAAAAGAAGGCTCGCGTTGAGGATGCAATGCACGCGACCCGCGCTGCTGTCGAAGAGGGTATCGTCCCCGGTGGCGGTGTGGCTCTGGTCCGCACAGTTCCCGCGGTCGAGGAGCTGATCAAGACCCTTGAGGGCGACGAGAAGATCGGTGCTTCAATCATCCGCCGCGCTATCGAGGAGCCGCTGCGCACGATCGTTTCGAACTCGGGCGAAGAGGGTGCAGTAGTAATCGGCAAGATCCTCGACTCGAAGGATGCGAACTTCGGCTACAACGCCGGAACCGGCACCTACGAGGACCTGGTAAAGGCGGGTGTCATCGACCCGACCAAGGTGACCCGCACTGCTCTGCAGAACGCGGCGTCCATCTCCGGTCTGTTGCTGACCACCGAGGCCATCATCGCCGAGATTCCGGAGAAGAAGGAAGCTCCGGCCGGTGGACACAACCACGGCGGCGGCATGGACGGCATGTACTAG
- a CDS encoding glycosyltransferase family 2 protein, with translation MPKYSIVVPFHNEEDNVTTLYDRLKAVMEHVGESFELVFVDDGSRDRTYRLLEEIAAVDSRVLVVKLRRNFGQTSALAAGFDHAQGEYILAMDGDLQHSPDEIPNFLAKLEEGYDVVSGWRSQRGDNFIMRRIPSRAANWLMATLSGVNIHDFGTTFKAYRREVIHNIPLYGEMHRFIPALASWYGASICEIPISNPKREFGKSHYGISRTFRVFFDLLTIRFLLKYMTRPLHFFGTIGALSVLAGAGMSAWLLILKLLTGQHVMDLHGPLFVVAGVFILAGVQMIGIGLLGELQVRHFHTASHRAPYAVDRILRLRSEESLLQ, from the coding sequence GTGCCGAAATATTCCATCGTCGTCCCTTTCCATAACGAAGAAGATAACGTCACAACGCTTTATGACCGCCTGAAGGCGGTGATGGAGCATGTGGGGGAGAGCTTCGAACTGGTGTTTGTGGACGATGGCTCGCGCGACCGTACTTACCGGTTGCTGGAGGAGATCGCGGCGGTGGATTCGCGTGTGCTGGTGGTGAAGCTGCGCCGGAACTTCGGGCAGACGTCGGCGCTGGCGGCAGGGTTCGATCATGCGCAGGGGGAGTACATCCTGGCGATGGACGGCGACCTGCAACATTCTCCGGATGAGATACCGAACTTCCTGGCGAAGCTGGAAGAGGGGTATGACGTGGTGAGTGGGTGGCGTTCGCAGCGTGGTGACAACTTCATCATGCGCAGGATCCCATCGCGCGCAGCAAACTGGCTGATGGCGACGTTGAGCGGAGTGAACATCCACGACTTCGGAACGACATTCAAAGCGTACCGGCGCGAGGTGATTCATAACATTCCGCTATATGGCGAGATGCACCGGTTCATTCCGGCGCTGGCGTCATGGTACGGGGCGAGCATCTGCGAGATTCCGATCTCGAACCCGAAGCGCGAATTCGGCAAGAGCCACTACGGTATTTCGCGTACGTTCCGTGTCTTCTTTGACCTGCTGACGATTCGGTTTCTGCTGAAGTATATGACGCGTCCTCTGCACTTCTTCGGCACGATTGGCGCGTTGAGCGTGCTGGCTGGCGCTGGAATGTCAGCATGGTTGCTGATCCTGAAGCTGCTGACGGGCCAGCATGTGATGGACCTGCATGGGCCTCTGTTCGTGGTTGCGGGGGTATTTATCCTGGCGGGCGTGCAGATGATCGGTATCGGGCTGCTGGGAGAACTGCAGGTACGGCACTTCCATACGGCATCGCACAGGGCTCCGTATGCGGTGGACAGGATACTGCGGTTGCGCTCGGAAGAGAGCCTGCTGCAGTAG
- a CDS encoding vWA domain-containing protein, which yields MTYRWLALGVLAIAAFASAQQEGPMQTQALVTLDAKAPQPLTLNNLSVKVNRHEAKLSSVAPVTAKGTQVALLIDDGLRSSVGRQISDIKSFITSLPAGAEIFVGYMQNGRVVPAQDFTTDHAAAAANIRLPLSGAGISASPYFCLSDFVKNWPGGSSAEGTMLTAKARFVIMLTNGVDPYNGSVSPLNQTSPYVDAAIADAQRGGVAVYSIYYGDSGYRGQAASFSGQNYLQNVADATGGRAYFQGLGSPVSLLPFFKQFTKSLSESYVASFDAPGTSKLVDLKFETTLKSTKLQAAQMVRPGTRIAGPAQASSRE from the coding sequence ATGACCTATCGATGGCTGGCATTGGGTGTATTGGCGATTGCAGCGTTTGCATCGGCTCAGCAGGAAGGGCCGATGCAGACGCAGGCGCTTGTAACGCTGGACGCGAAGGCGCCGCAGCCACTCACTCTGAATAACTTAAGCGTCAAAGTGAATCGGCACGAAGCGAAGCTTTCAAGCGTTGCGCCTGTCACTGCTAAGGGAACGCAGGTTGCGCTGTTGATCGACGACGGACTGCGCAGTTCAGTGGGGCGGCAGATTTCCGACATCAAGAGCTTCATCACGTCGCTGCCCGCAGGAGCGGAGATCTTTGTCGGCTACATGCAGAATGGCCGTGTGGTTCCCGCGCAGGACTTCACGACGGATCATGCTGCAGCGGCGGCGAATATTCGTCTGCCTTTGAGTGGTGCTGGGATAAGCGCTAGTCCATACTTCTGCCTGTCGGATTTTGTGAAGAACTGGCCGGGTGGATCGAGCGCGGAAGGAACGATGCTGACGGCGAAGGCCAGGTTTGTGATCATGCTGACGAATGGTGTCGATCCTTATAACGGCAGCGTAAGCCCTTTGAATCAGACGAGCCCATACGTCGACGCTGCGATTGCCGACGCGCAGCGTGGGGGTGTTGCGGTGTATTCGATCTATTATGGCGATTCGGGATATCGTGGCCAGGCGGCGAGCTTCAGTGGACAAAATTATCTGCAAAACGTCGCGGATGCTACTGGCGGTCGAGCGTACTTTCAGGGGCTGGGGAGTCCGGTTTCGCTGTTGCCCTTCTTCAAGCAATTCACTAAATCTCTCTCGGAGAGCTACGTAGCGAGCTTTGACGCTCCGGGTACGAGCAAGCTGGTGGACCTGAAGTTCGAGACGACACTGAAGAGTACGAAGCTGCAGGCGGCACAGATGGTGCGGCCGGGCACACGTATCGCGGGGCCGGCGCAGGCATCTAGCCGAGAGTGA
- a CDS encoding quinone oxidoreductase family protein — translation MQAIQIQQVGGPEVMVLRDLPTPTPGPGEALIRLEASGVNFIDVYLREGRYSAPLPYTLGQEGAGTIVALGEKTDGSGVKVCDRVAWCSVPGTYAQMAVAPVAQLIRIPDHVTSQQAAAAMLQGMTAHYLSHSTYAIRKGDEVLIHAGAGGVGLLLIQMAKSLGARVFTTVSNDEKAELAKEAGADEVILYTREDFAEAVKRQSTGLHAVYDSVGKTTFEKSLQVLRRRGMMVLYGGSSGAVPPFDLIRLSAMGSLYVTRPKLQDYTATREELVARAEAVLGDIASGKLKLRIEHVYQLADAANAHRDLEARRTTGKILLIP, via the coding sequence ATGCAAGCGATACAGATACAGCAGGTAGGCGGCCCTGAGGTGATGGTGCTGCGCGATCTTCCGACTCCTACGCCCGGGCCGGGAGAGGCTTTGATTCGCCTGGAGGCTTCGGGCGTGAACTTTATTGATGTGTACCTGCGGGAGGGGCGATATTCTGCTCCGCTGCCGTACACGCTGGGGCAGGAGGGCGCAGGCACGATTGTCGCGCTGGGAGAAAAGACGGACGGTAGTGGGGTGAAGGTGTGCGACCGCGTGGCGTGGTGCAGCGTGCCGGGAACATACGCGCAGATGGCCGTGGCTCCTGTAGCGCAGCTGATCCGGATTCCTGATCACGTGACATCGCAGCAGGCCGCGGCTGCAATGCTGCAGGGGATGACGGCGCACTATCTGTCGCACTCGACGTATGCGATACGGAAGGGTGATGAGGTACTGATTCATGCCGGCGCGGGCGGCGTGGGACTTCTGTTGATTCAGATGGCGAAGTCGCTGGGTGCGCGTGTATTCACAACCGTTTCGAATGACGAGAAGGCTGAGCTGGCGAAAGAAGCTGGTGCGGACGAAGTCATTCTGTATACGCGTGAGGATTTTGCGGAGGCGGTAAAACGGCAGTCGACGGGACTACATGCCGTGTATGACTCGGTGGGGAAGACGACATTTGAGAAGTCTCTGCAGGTGCTGCGGCGGAGAGGCATGATGGTGTTGTATGGCGGATCGAGCGGCGCAGTGCCGCCATTTGATTTGATACGTCTATCTGCAATGGGATCGTTGTATGTGACACGTCCGAAGTTGCAGGACTACACGGCGACTCGGGAAGAGTTGGTGGCTCGTGCGGAGGCTGTGCTAGGAGATATTGCCAGCGGGAAGCTGAAGCTGCGGATCGAGCACGTGTATCAGCTGGCGGATGCGGCGAATGCGCATCGCGATCTTGAGGCGCGACGGACGACGGGTAAGATCCTGCTGATTCCGTGA
- a CDS encoding co-chaperone GroES yields MAKTFTPLHDRILVRRVEEGETLRGGIIIPDSAKEKPQQGEVISVGKGKSNDEGKVFPLDVKAGDQILFGKYSGTEIKLDGEEFLIMREEEVLGILK; encoded by the coding sequence ATGGCGAAGACATTTACACCGCTGCACGATCGCATCCTGGTCCGCCGCGTAGAAGAGGGCGAAACCCTTCGTGGCGGCATCATCATCCCTGACTCCGCCAAAGAGAAGCCACAGCAGGGCGAAGTGATCTCTGTCGGCAAGGGCAAGTCGAACGACGAAGGCAAGGTCTTCCCGCTCGATGTCAAGGCTGGTGACCAGATCCTCTTTGGCAAGTACTCCGGCACCGAGATCAAGCTCGACGGCGAAGAGTTCCTGATCATGCGCGAAGAGGAAGTCCTCGGCATCCTCAAGTAA
- a CDS encoding Gfo/Idh/MocA family protein gives MTTSRRDFAKLAAIGLAANSLSSIPLLAQERKVGYCIIGLGRIADHHMRGIAQSSTSRVTALVSGHHDKAERIAAQYNVPKSSIYSYEDMDRIRNNKDIDAVIVCLPNSMHAEYTARSAKAGKHVLCEKPMCISVPEAEQMIAACKTANVKLMIAYRLHYEPITLKTIKLIRDGALGTVEAIQSANGFNIARGEWRSTHALGGGGPLMDVGIYSLNATRYLTGEEPGQFTAVATTPDHDGRFDGVEENLSWTMRFPSGVLAGCVTTYGAPMPGYYKVFGSKGWLEVGSFGYQNLRLQASYRAASGSAPTTIDETNNEPDPQQFVRQIDHFSHCIRDNRTPDTPGEEGLKDMQHIQSIYKAAGITLG, from the coding sequence ATGACCACGTCACGCAGAGACTTCGCCAAACTCGCCGCAATAGGACTCGCCGCCAACAGCCTGTCGAGCATCCCCCTTCTGGCGCAGGAACGTAAAGTGGGCTACTGCATCATCGGCCTGGGTCGCATCGCCGACCACCACATGCGCGGCATCGCGCAAAGCTCGACATCGCGTGTCACGGCACTGGTAAGCGGTCATCACGATAAAGCCGAACGCATCGCCGCACAATACAACGTGCCGAAGAGCTCCATCTACAGTTACGAAGACATGGATCGCATCCGCAACAACAAAGACATCGATGCCGTCATCGTCTGCCTGCCCAACAGCATGCATGCTGAGTACACAGCTCGCTCCGCCAAAGCCGGTAAGCATGTCCTCTGCGAAAAGCCGATGTGCATCTCCGTGCCCGAAGCTGAGCAGATGATCGCAGCCTGCAAGACGGCGAACGTCAAGCTGATGATCGCCTACCGGCTCCACTATGAGCCCATCACGCTCAAGACCATCAAGCTCATCCGCGATGGCGCCCTCGGCACAGTCGAAGCGATTCAGAGCGCCAACGGCTTCAATATCGCACGCGGCGAATGGCGCTCCACGCACGCGCTTGGCGGCGGAGGTCCGCTGATGGACGTCGGCATCTACTCGCTAAACGCGACGCGCTATCTTACCGGCGAAGAGCCGGGCCAGTTCACCGCCGTCGCCACCACGCCCGACCACGACGGACGTTTCGATGGTGTCGAAGAGAACCTCTCCTGGACAATGCGCTTTCCTTCCGGCGTCCTCGCCGGTTGCGTCACCACCTACGGAGCGCCCATGCCCGGCTACTACAAAGTCTTCGGCTCGAAGGGGTGGCTCGAAGTCGGCTCCTTCGGCTATCAAAACCTCCGTCTGCAAGCCAGCTATCGTGCCGCATCCGGCTCCGCGCCTACCACCATCGACGAGACCAACAACGAACCAGATCCGCAGCAGTTCGTCCGTCAGATCGACCATTTCAGCCACTGCATTCGCGACAACCGCACACCGGACACCCCTGGTGAAGAGGGCCTGAAGGACATGCAGCACATCCAGTCCATCTACAAAGCCGCGGGCATCACTCTCGGCTAG
- a CDS encoding SDR family NAD(P)-dependent oxidoreductase — protein sequence MSSSKPLAGKTALVTGAAKRIGRTIALKLAEQGAEVAITYLGSQHEAEQTVRDIAAHGVYSMAVRCDLRDAAAIDAMVEEVVDEVDHIDLLVNNAGMFESIALEEITPELWDRMFATNTRAPFLVARAAYPYLKSSHGRIINIGSLGGLHPWATHGHYCTSKAALHMLSQTMAKAWAPEISVNCVAPGMIVEGEVEEAYEHFARKTPMQRNGTAADVASAVLYFATAPSFITGQLLAVDGGLGL from the coding sequence ATGTCCTCTTCAAAACCGCTTGCGGGTAAAACCGCTCTGGTGACGGGTGCGGCCAAACGGATAGGTCGCACGATTGCTTTGAAGCTGGCGGAGCAAGGTGCAGAGGTTGCGATTACCTACCTGGGCTCGCAGCACGAGGCGGAGCAGACGGTTCGCGATATTGCTGCTCATGGTGTGTATTCGATGGCTGTGCGGTGCGATCTTCGCGATGCAGCCGCAATAGATGCAATGGTCGAAGAGGTTGTGGACGAGGTCGACCATATTGACCTGTTGGTGAATAACGCAGGTATGTTCGAGTCGATAGCGCTTGAAGAGATTACGCCAGAGCTTTGGGACCGGATGTTCGCCACAAATACGCGAGCGCCATTTCTGGTTGCTCGTGCGGCTTATCCATACCTGAAATCTTCCCACGGCAGGATTATCAATATCGGCTCGCTGGGTGGGCTGCATCCGTGGGCGACGCATGGGCATTACTGCACATCGAAGGCGGCACTGCATATGCTGTCGCAGACGATGGCCAAGGCCTGGGCTCCGGAGATCAGCGTGAATTGCGTTGCTCCAGGGATGATTGTCGAGGGTGAAGTTGAAGAGGCTTATGAACACTTTGCCCGTAAGACGCCAATGCAGAGGAACGGAACGGCAGCCGATGTCGCCTCAGCGGTGTTGTACTTCGCTACAGCTCCATCGTTTATTACAGGGCAGTTGTTGGCGGTCGATGGCGGGCTCGGACTGTAA